CCTCAAGTGGCTGCCAGTTTATTAAGTATGGAAGCACTCATGTAACAAACTAACTCTAAACACAAGGTAGAGTCTGCAAATACAGAGAAATCAGATTTTGATGCAGAAGAAATTTAAGGACTCTTTCAAATAATATTTGGAATAGGAGTAGAAGCAGGGGAAGGAAGGTGAAGAGGCTTACGGAGTCATGTCTAGTGTAGCAGGAGTATAGGGAACCAGTTGAACGGAGTCAGTTCATGAAGGCTGTCAGCTTTGTTATCTGTCATTACTTTGTAGGCAACACATAAGCACACCAACTCTCAAGGAAGCAGGACATTAATTAAAAAGTCTCACTTCTCTATATTTGGGAGGAAAAGTAGTTTACTGCCTATCTCCATGTGCTATTGCAGTGTAGAACACAAGAGATTACTTTTTCTCTTACCTACACTGCAGTCATCCCCTTGCCAGGAAGGTGAGCACACACATCGATACCCATGGCTGGTATAGTCCACAACACATTTTCCATCATGAAGACAAGGCTTAGAGGCACAGCTATTAACTGAAAATACATTCCAGGAACCAAGTGGTTAATCACACAAGAAACAGAAAGGCAGCTCTAGGTAAATATTTAATTCTCCTTGCTAATATTTGATTTTTGCTTATTTCTGTTTACTTGCCCTGAAAGGCCCTACTACTAAAATAGGATTAGTTCTCAAGAGGTGCAGAAGAGTGGCAATGGGGATGGACAACCGTTCCAGCTTGTGTCTATACATAAGTGTTAGACAACCTGATCCCTGAGCACAAGAACTGGGTCAGATGAAAACACTACTTATAGGTAACTTAGTTCAGAACTAGTGATTCCTCAGCCTTTGTGAAAATcttgaataaaaagaaattttgcaGAAGGGAGGATGGTTGATCAGGAATTGTGCTTCTTCCTAAGGTGTTTTAAACTGACATCAAGTCAAGAAGACATTCCTAAGTATCACAAAAACAATGTAAATCATATATAGGAAgttcttgggggtcaggtggtagtgcagcaggttaagtgcacatggcacgaaggcaaggacccatgtaaagatccatcccagtttgagtcccaggctccccacctgcatggggggtcacaggtttgcaggtgtctatccccctcgctgtctcccctcctctctcaatttctctctgtcctatccaataacaacaatatcaatggcaataataacaataacggcaagggcaacaaaatggaaaaaaatggcctccaggagcagtggattcatagtgcaggcactgagtcccagcaataaccctggaagcaaaaaaaaaaaaaggaaaaaagaaaagtcttaaaAAGGAGACTAGGCAGTGACTTCCATATTACTATGtgagaggacccaagttcaaagcaCCAGTCCACATATCCAAGGAGGAAGCCCCATAAGTGGTGAAGTCATgcttctggtgtctctttctccctctctctttccctctccacttctttttatttctaccaggaaaaagaagagaaaaaaggaagtgtgtgtgtgggtgggaggcCACTAGAAGTTGTGGCATTTTcaagcaggcaccaagctccaatgataaACCTGGgggaaaaagtctttttaaaaaagagagaaaattcttAGAAAGATACTTAGAAAATCCTACTTGACTCAATGttaatttaaaatacattttaagggGAATATTATCCATGATCAAACATTCTCCCTGCTGtaagatttctatttatttttttaaaaaatctcaaaatGTTAACAAGGTTTCCACATATTGTGTAATCAGTTAGTAACTACTGGAGTTGAACATTACAATGTCCTCTATGTAATGGAGCAATAACTCCTATCTGCATTTACTTAGACCCTAATGATGCACAAGCTTCAATATCATCTTGGACTCCCCACTCCCAATGACAGTAATCAAAACTCTTTGTTTTGGTCTGTATAAATGGCATTACCATGCTCTAGTTCTACATAACTAGTTCATAAAGGTCTCTGATATATACTTAGAAACCTGAAACTCACATTAACTGCATCTTCTCCACAGAGAAAATGCTGTAGGAGAAAAGAAAGGTGGCAATTTAGAATTCTAACTCCAAAAGAACAAatggcttttaagagagtcaacatatcaaggaCTCAGCCTAAACTTAAAGATGgtgttcttatttctctctgcTACTTTAATAAGCCTAAAATTATCTGTACAAATATAGCACCTATATATTCAAACATGATAGCCATGGATCCTGTCACAAAGGACATATTAACAATCAGTTATGATCCTCCTCATACTTATAATTTTCATTGTAATGGTTATAGTTGCCTTTAAGGGAGGCTTGTGAATTCTGCTTCATCTAGTTTTGGAATGTATTTGCCTCTAGAAACAAAGGTTTTTAGTGTTCACAAATATCCCAGGAGAAAGAGCTACCTTTTACTTCCTATATATTGTTGGATAACTGGCATCAAAGTTACACTGATGGTGAGTcaggtttaagcgcaggtggcgcaacgcacaaggaccggcgtaaggatcccagttcgagcccctggctcctcaccttcagggaagtcacttcacgagcagtgaagcaggtctgcaggtgtctaccgttctctcccccctgtgtcttcccttcctctctccatttctttctgtcctaacaacaataataactacaacaataaagcaacaagggcaacaaaagggaataaataaagttacaCTGATGGCTTATGGTACTGTGGGAGTGGGAGAAGGGGTGGTTTATGACCCACCCATCCCCAGGTTGACCATGGGTGACAAGATGGAACTCTGCCACTAACTGTGCTCCCTGATTCAGTCACTACAAACACTTCTCTTCTTGCTTTTTCTAGATGCCAGCATCCACTTCACCATTCTACTGCCAGTAATTTTCCTTTTCTAGGTCTgaatgaaacaaataaacaattttaaacatGACATCAAAAGATATTCTTCCTTCTACATTAATGAAAATCATGTGTGTGGCTTTATTTTCCTTGTACTAGTAACTTCAATGTAGCTATAAAGacaacttcaagagcagtggaaagGAGCCCTGATTATGCAGTTACTAAGCCAGGTTAGTTCACAAATTCTTACTGAAAATCTGCATTTATAAACTAAACTAATAATCTGAGGGAGACAAGAGGGctgaagcttccctttggagagccAGCTGACTGACTCAGTAAGGTTCTGGTCCAGAAGCCATTACCCACTCACTCATGCCTGGCTCCTTGACTCCAGTGTCCCCACCCACCAATCTGACATCACTGCCCCACCATGACCTTGAAAAGAACTTGCAACTACAGGGCATTATGTACAAGAGCAAAGGCATCCACTCCTCTCTCACAGGAAGGATTATGCAACTCAGAGGAAAGAAAATTAGGTTGGCCATGACATTTTACACTTTAAATCCTTAAACAGGAAGCAGTTGCAATAGCAAAACAGAGATCGTATACAACAGCAAATACTAGCCACTGTCACATTCACGTGAATCCCAGGCCCCATGTAGGTCTGTCTGCTTGTGAAACTGTGCCCTCCCTACCTGGAGCTGGAGATGATAGTGCCATTGGTGACTGTGTGTTGCTCTGAGATTTAGGAGTCAATAGTTCAGTTGCAGAAACATCTGTGGTCTGGAGAGATGTTCTAAGGAAATGCGAAGCTGGGTTGTATTCTTCTGTATGTCCTGTGGTCAGTTCTTGTGCTGATGTGGGTACAGTGGTCTGTGGAATCAATTGGGTGGTTACATCTATATGCTCTTGGCtccttttggtggtggtggtacctTTTATTGAGACATGTGGCACTAAAATTTCAGGACTGGTTGAGAAGATCTGTTTTCTAGTCATGGTCTGTACTGTTGTAGGGCCAGCCATCAGAGTTGCTGTCCTTGATGAGGAACTGGAAGTGGGTCCAAGAGTATGAGAGGTCTTGAGATTGGTGGTTGTCAAATCTAGAAATGTTTGGGCTACTATGGTGCTTGTGGTTGGAAGGGTCTGCTCAGTGGAAGGCTCCGTTAAGACCGAAGGCAGAGGGATCACCAAAGTGGGACTCATTGTTACAGTTCTGATGGCCTCTGTGGACAAAGACTCTAGGTTTGGTGGCTCTGATTCCATTACGATTTTGTGATATGGGCTGCTTTGATTCTTAGGATCTGCTGTGGCAGTGTCAGGAGGCATTGCCATAGATGATGCCACTGTCAATGTCTGAGCTGAAGTCACAGGAGTATTGCTTGTTTTGGACTGGACCACAGTAGTAGGTGAGGGTGTTAAGGCTGTTTGGGAGATGGATAGAGAAATAGGGGTTGACACTGTCTGGGACATTGGTAAAGGTGATGAGGAAGACATAAGTGTGGGTGCACTAAGGGTGGAGTGCAGTGGATGAATGGGGACCCTGGTTGATGGCAAGGTTGATGAGAATGGCTGGTGAGACTGTGACACTGAAGGTAGAGGCAAAGGGGACCCTGAAGAAGATGTATCACCAACCAATCTAGCATCTGAGTCCAAAAGAACCAATGTGTTTGGCATATTGATAGTGGGTGTATAGGAAGGAGGGTGGGCTGTATGATGAACCAGTGACTCAGTGGAAGATGGAGCATATGTCCTTTTATAGGATGAGACTTTACTTCTTTCTGTCTGAGTCTGAGAAGAGGAAGAATGACTTGAATATGAAGAGTCTGAGATGGTAACAGAAGAGGTCACACTCTCCCTAATGTCCAAGGATGAGCTATTATCTGTAATGGATAGTAATGCCCGTTCTCCTTTGGTAAAAGTAAATGAAACATAGGTGTGATCTGTGAGCTCACTGGAAGTCCTTTGTTCACCATCTGTGTCACTCACTTGGTCTTTGCTCATTCCAGTGACTGCAAAAAGAATAAAGTTATGTTAACAAAGCAAACGAGAAACATTTAGAACCTGCACTAAAGAAAACAGACTTTCTATGTCTTCTCTATGAGTGTCAGTGGGTGAAACACTCCTCCAGACAGGTTGGTTTTCTCTGATGTAATTTGGGTGAAGATTTTAGGGGAGAGTAGGGCTTGAGGTGGCTTCTTTACCCTTCTGTGAGGAGTGTGAATGGCAGCAatgaaaagggtaacaaaagagcaCTGATGCCAGAGCTAAAACATTGGGAGAAGCCCAAATTCTATCCAAatgcttaaaaatttttttttatttaaaaaatagcaatattgacaagaacataggataagaggggtagaattccacacaattgccaccaccagaactctgtatcccatcccctcccttgaaagctttcctattccttatccctctggaagtatgggcccaggatcattatggaaggtctggcttctgtaattgcttccccgctgaacatgggcgttggcaggtcaatccatactcccagcctttccctagtggggtagggctctgaggaggcagggctccaggacacattggtgggctcacttttttttaatgaaagtaaAATGGTACCTGAAAAGTAAGACCCTCAAATGatacccaaaaaaaaaacctctcccaATTGTCCATTCCATGTAATGAGATACTTGTTTCCCAGGAGATTGGCCTTAGTCAATAAATGATAGTTCTCTTTCCTATGtcaagtggagaaacaattataaaagctagaacccccaccttctgcaccacaaaaagaattctgatttatattcccagtgagggagaaatgataatgggaagatgaccagagggctcagaactccaactccatcaggaataggagagagaggaggaaaaagatagggacatttggatgtagtaataggtttatgtgtgacttggaaaggaagagaagatgagacctaaaaaaaagtggtgaatatatataaatatagaaagataaTTGTATAAATAATAGTTCCTTttgagaactgttgtagcttacaatggagggattggggatccagaactctggtgatgggaatagtgtagaattgtactcctgttatcttgtaattttgtaaatcaatattaaatcactaataataaaaaaagatgaaaaacaaaaaaagtggaaAGGAAAGAGTATATAGGGAAGTGGGAGAGCCAATAACTTCTATTCATGAGTTTGTGCAGCCAGGGAGGTAGCCAAGTGGATAAAAGTTCTGAATTCTTaagtgtgagatcctgagttcaatccctgccatcatatgtgccagactgatgctctagctctctctctctctctccaactctctctcttaagtaaataaacctttttcAAGAAACAGTTTGTAAGATACTCTTTGGATTGACAGTGAATTTGATCATTCTAGGACTGTGAGTAAATGGACAGAACTGAGGGAATGAAGAAATTACCTCCAAGGGTTTGTGAGACTGCCAATGAACCTGATGCCAAGTGGGCCTTTCCAGTTAGTGTCAGGTTCCCATGTTGAGTGCTACTCTCTGTTTCTCCAGGTGTGATAGCAGagtgccccacttccccagaagtGATGCTGCGGTTGGTGAGAGATCTCAGTGTGCGCTCTCCAATTCCAGGGAAAGTAGAAGTGTGTGGACTGTGAGAAGCAGCTCCAAGTGTCCCCTCCGATGTCCCCTCCTCCATGTCAGAATTGAACCCCAGCTCAGGATCTTCTTCAGTAGCTATAAGAAgattgaaagggggagaggagtaAATGCACAGCTAGCACAACGGCATTGTGCAAAGTCTCAGAAATAAATTTCACTTCCTCAACTACCTTTGATCAAATGCTTCCTTTCCTTGCATTTTCTCAGGGTCTTTCTCTAAAACTCACAGTGTGGAGAAACAAAGTCTGTGTGATTCTTGCAAATGGTCTCAGTGATTGAAATCTtgagagacagagcaggggaTATGTACAGGGAATCTAGATTTATGGGAAGGTTTATTACTTCAGCAAGCAGGATCAATAATGTATTTCTAGTTTGTGATACATAATAAATAGAGTTTAGTCAGTGAAATtggtagtggctgcaggggaagtAAGCAGTGGGCAACAGACCGACAACTCTACTGTGGCTTTAGACTTTTGACAAGTCCCAAAAGGAAGAAGCACGTTACTcagaagggttttttgtttgttcgtttgtttttattattatttttttatatttatttattttaccttttgttgcccttcttgttttttactgttgttgtagttattgttgctgttattgatatcgtcgttgttaggacagagagaaatggctagaggaggggaagacagagagggagagagaaagatagacacctgcagacctgcttcaccgcttgtgaagcaactcccctacaggtggggagccgggggctcgaactgggatccttatgccagtccttgagctttgtaccacgtgcgcttaacccgctgtgctaccacccggctcccgtttttattattattattttttatctcctGGTAGGACCAGTGGTAAACACATCACACAGTGTCTGTCATTTTTTGTTAGAAATGGTAGTCAGAAGGTAAagttaggttttattttttttagcatgGTAGTCAGAAGGTAAAGTTaggttttattcatttaattattgttgttattgttgttgctgtatgTGGTATTAGGACACAACAgtattattcataatagcaaaaaagTGGAAACAACCTATACTTCCATCTACTGAAAAAGAGGGCAAAAGGGGTCCAGGTGGTCAAGGAGCTTATACAAAATTTTActagagggtccaggtggtggtgcacctggttaagcattcacatttcagtgcccaaggacctaggttcaagcccctggtccctctcagggggaaagcttcacaaggagggctgcaagtgtctctttctttctccctatctcccctttctccccttccctcttaatttctctctgtttcaatccaataataatttttttaaataaaatgtaaaaaaaggaaaagaggacaAACAAAAGTGGTTATTATCCATATTTCAttcagttgtaaaaaaaaagaaaagctaatacATGTTAACAGGGTAAAATTtattatgttaaatgaaaaaaTACTAGAGGCTATATAAACACTAAAGGCCACTCCATATACATGAAATTTATAGAACAGGCAAACCCATaggaataaaaagtaaattagtgGTTGTCAGAGGTTGAGAAGATGAGAATGGAGAATGACCACTGATAAGCACTGGGCTTCTTTTTGGGGTGATGATAATGTTTTGTAATCACATAGTAATGATGGAATTATAAAGCTCTTGTGAATATAATACAAATTATTAAAGTATACATTTTAAGTGGGTACATATACAGACTATGAATTGCATTCATCAAAGTTGTAAAAGAGTGGGGAGGGTCTGGGGAGTTTCTCTTGATGAATGTCCAGATCTAGGTGATCTAGTACTCACAAAAAAGTGATACATTCACCTTCCAGAATCTGTGTGATTGAGATATATATGAAGGTATGGGTGACCACTGGGAGTGGATGTATATGAACAGAAAAGTCTATAAACTGTGTGGGTGGCAACAGCAGCTTCCAAGAGGCAtaccaaaatgaaacaaacaaacaacaacaacaaaaacctgagAGGCACAGATATAACTGAACCAACCAGCTAGAAGAATGTCCTGGGAATAATGGAGCTTGAAGAGACTATAGAACCATTAGGAaaattttactattttaataaaataaataattaatttattaaagagactacagaaccacattaataaaattttactaGACTACAGAACCATTTTACTAATGGTTCTAtaggtatatagatatatagatatatatagccTCGATATATCACTGAAGATCATAAGCCTTGTCggcccccctcccctccactggtcTTATTCAGGAAGTGAAGACTCACTTAAATGTttaccatgtggtgctgaggaatcCAGGCTCTCTGAAGATGAAGACAGAGACTCAGCGGATGGCTCAGAGTGGCTGTCATGCAACATTGTGCTACTTCCTCTTGACAGTGGGGCAGATGCTGAGAACTGGGTCAAAACTGAAGAGTTCACAACTTCAGAATAGGAAGTAGAACTTCCTGTCACATTTGCAGATGTTTTACTATTGAGTAAGAACCAATGTGTTGTGCTGTCTCCACCTCTAGCCAATGGGACTGATCTAGACACTGCTGCTTCAGATTGTGGCATTCGATTTCCATTTTCTGCATCAGAGCTATTAGCAAGCTGATGTCCATCTGAGGCTATATGGTATCAAAGAAAACATGTTTTGATGTGACTGTGAAAGAGATCCCTCCACACCCAAATGTAAGTTTCTCTACAGAAGGATATACACTTTGCAGGGGCCTTGCATAGGACTTATTACATGACATGCATTTTTACATTCTAAATAATTATTTCAAAACTCTCATATGTCTATAAGATagcaaaactgaaaataaaagttGGTTAAAGGCAGAGTTTTTAAATAGCATGTGCAAAGTTGCAGGATAACTTTCAGGTTGAAGTACTTTTTCTCCccatgcccagcccccccccccaaataaaaaggtAAGGGCCTAAGTGTGATATTATGTCCAAGAAATATGTtaggattgaactgaggacctcatgctttagagtccaatgctttacccactgcaccacctcctggaccacgtcagacacacattttaaaaactttataattaataaaaattattctaGAGGCCAGCGGTGgcgcatttggttaagcacacacattacagtacacaaggtcccaggttcaagcccctgatccctgccagaagggggaaagcttcacaagtggtgaagtagagcttcaggtgtctctctgttttcctctcctgttgggaacatgtgtaagcctgatagagcttagggagaaccacccccatctttggatggcggtctgagaagataacctcttggtaagtctctctcaaccgaggtgagcataaggagggaaactcagacttggttctttccttcttgactctcaggcccacagataccccagtacttccctccattaaccacaggccacatggccgcagattcacttattcaaagtcaccttctgatcacagaagaacacaccttatcacacatttcatcacacacctcagaccccagacaagagaaatttcaaactatatggcttttgatattcatcttctttctgtctcaccctacgggtttaacccctatgcttctttcaaatacctttggataattaagttgcttgtgttatggagaataactgtcttgtatctcatcaattcctgtcataccatccccctaccttaggggcatgctgactgttaagaaacctgtaatttctgtcatatttcaacaataattaacttcattgcttttctatttaactcatgtctacTTTGCTAATaaagggactctaggattctgggattctaaggactcagattctagattcacgctaagagtcccctggtgtcttttacttcgtgtcacccctgtcgtaaGCGAggaagaaccagcccgttacctttcccctggagaccaccctgccggaggaggagagagacaccccgaaactctccctctctatctccccaactcctctcaatttcactctaaaAGAAAATATCCTAGGGAGTtatgtggtagtgcagcgggttaactgcacatggcacgaGATGCAAGGACCCCgggtggagcccctggctccccacctgcaggggcatcccttcacaggtggtgaagcaggtctgcaggtgtctatctttctctccccctctctgtcctcccctcctttctacatttctctctgccccatcaaacaactacaacaacattaacaactacaacaataaaacaacaagggcaacaaaagggaataaataaatttaaaaataaaaaagttttaaaaactatTCTAACTGTGAAGTATAGCAAACAAAATAAACTATAGCAGAAAAAGGAACTACTTTAAAATGAGGAATTCAGGGAATGATTTATATCTTCACATCTTGCATTATCAAGAAATCTATACATGAAATAACTGGTACCTATTTTAAAGAGTAAGGTACTTTGAAGATATTGCAGCCTGGTGAACAACACAATCAACAGGGATAGCTCTAACACTTAAGTCTCACATCTGTTATGAGTGTGCTAAATGGCAGTGTGTTCATTACTTAAATCCTCTGaaccttgtaaaaaaaaaaaaggtgggactgggtgtcagcacacctggttgagcacacaaattgtaatgctcaaggactcaggtttgagtccctgcaggggcaaagctttgcaagtggtaaagcagtactgcaggtgtctctctgtttctctccctatctcctctcgcctttatttctggctgtctctatccaataaataaataaacaaacaaataaatataataaaaagtgttTTAAAGGCTTTTAAAAAGGCAGGAGGAAATGATAGCTATCTGATATCTAATGACCTTCACAAGGCTCTTCTAAGGATGGCAATTGGAATGCAATCATGTGATAGAGATAAGCTAAAAAAAGATGGTGTCATCTAGGAACACATTGATCTTTAAAGACTGCAATGGTCTCGAAGAGATTTGCTTAAGAAGATTCAACCAATTTTAACTTTCCACAGTAGAAGACTGAGTACTTACTTGGTGAATCATTTTGCCAAAATTCTGAGACCTCAGAAGACGTAAAGCCAAATCCATTTTCAGTGGATTCCTCATTTCTTAGATTCCTGATTACTCCACTTTTGCTTTTCAATTCTGCTTCAGAGGGTGAAGAATGAGTTGGTACTGAAGTTTCAGTGATTTCAGTATCCTTAGGGAAATGCTCTGTCTCATTTAAAGGTTCCAGACTGTCAGCTAGAGACTGGAACATCCCTGGGACAACATCAGGTAATGTGGTGGCAACATGTACACTCTTAGTCTGCCTGGTGAAGAGACTTAGGAAAGCAGTGGAGTTGTTTAGAttctccatacttccagaagctgaaatggaagaaaaaaaatgctttaggACTATTCAGGGGGTAAGGAACATCAGAATACATCTATAGGTAAATACAGTTTCTTACATGTATATATAGAGTGGACCTAAGACAATACACACTtttgactcactcactcactcactctcaccacctcttacattttttttatttttttacattatctttatttatttactgggatagagacatccagaaatcaagagggaagggagtgatacagagagagatacctgcagcactgcttttccacttgtAAAGCGTTCCCCTTGCAAGGggggaccgggggttcaaacctgagtccctgagcactgtaacatgtgcactcaagcaggtgtgtcaccacttggccccaccacCTCTTAGCTTACAAAGTTATTAAGTTCTGGAGCAGTGATATCATTCTCCAAACAAAAGGAAATCTGCTCAAGTTAGAAAGAAGAAAGTGCTGAGACATTGTTTAACTTGGTTTTTATAAAGGAAGGCAAAACTTCTATTTTTGAATTCTACCTTACAGGTATACATAGCAGGCCACTGTGATATATGCTAGGTTTCTGCTTTGTCTGAAGAGTAACCCTTTTGTTCAACTGCTATTACAGATTAAAACCCAATAGAAGACATGGATTAACGTGGAGCTGTTCCATGAATGCTGGAGTAGTGCTGTAGTATTTCCActgcccctttcctctctttctctctttctctttcttttctctctcttgccaaattgaaaaaaaataaattgggttCAAGAGACAATATGATGGTATCCGGTATGGCGCTCcccttttctttatatatttctctttccttttcttattcttttcactagggcacttttcagctctggcttatgatggtaattgggactgaacctgaaatccTGAAACCTTAGGCATTTAAGTCTTACATGATTGAGCCTCCCACACCCCacctctgtattaaaaaaaaattgtcaggaAGGGAAGAGGTAAAGTC
Above is a genomic segment from Erinaceus europaeus chromosome 9, mEriEur2.1, whole genome shotgun sequence containing:
- the HEG1 gene encoding protein HEG homolog 1 isoform X1 codes for the protein MASLPLPLLLLPPLLLLPAAASTRGQPPAGAPPAGAGLARPREPDLERELSPPPELREPAPSAPRPSPLIWGPGAATPGAISGPAPPDRSADTVKDHWPESNIELLIENITFGQNPVDFSTVASKEDVLVHKPRKNHSSSDAPENFTLQIEIASAGGRNESSERIHVTISSAEPEIGTALTSQNSTWETGISQHSMERDEGLPEVMEHTQVSASSVMTSGSMENLNNSTAFLSLFTRQTKSVHVATTLPDVVPGMFQSLADSLEPLNETEHFPKDTEITETSVPTHSSPSEAELKSKSGVIRNLRNEESTENGFGFTSSEVSEFWQNDSPTSDGHQLANSSDAENGNRMPQSEAAVSRSVPLARGGDSTTHWFLLNSKTSANVTGSSTSYSEVVNSSVLTQFSASAPLSRGSSTMLHDSHSEPSAESLSSSSESLDSSAPHGKHLTTEEDPELGFNSDMEEGTSEGTLGAASHSPHTSTFPGIGERTLRSLTNRSITSGEVGHSAITPGETESSTQHGNLTLTGKAHLASGSLAVSQTLGVTGMSKDQVSDTDGEQRTSSELTDHTYVSFTFTKGERALLSITDNSSSLDIRESVTSSVTISDSSYSSHSSSSQTQTERSKVSSYKRTYAPSSTESLVHHTAHPPSYTPTINMPNTLVLLDSDARLVGDTSSSGSPLPLPSVSQSHQPFSSTLPSTRVPIHPLHSTLSAPTLMSSSSPLPMSQTVSTPISLSISQTALTPSPTTVVQSKTSNTPVTSAQTLTVASSMAMPPDTATADPKNQSSPYHKIVMESEPPNLESLSTEAIRTVTMSPTLVIPLPSVLTEPSTEQTLPTTSTIVAQTFLDLTTTNLKTSHTLGPTSSSSSRTATLMAGPTTVQTMTRKQIFSTSPEILVPHVSIKGTTTTKRSQEHIDVTTQLIPQTTVPTSAQELTTGHTEEYNPASHFLRTSLQTTDVSATELLTPKSQSNTQSPMALSSPAPVNSCASKPCLHDGKCVVDYTSHGYRCVCSPSWQGDDCSVDVNECLLNPCPPLSMCNNTQGSFTCSCPVGYQLEKGICSLVRTFVAEFKLKKTYLNATVGLHEVENDITKMLNVCFSTLPGYTQTTAHASRESSAVIVSLQTTFTLASNVTFFDLTDRTQKCVNSCRSSAEVCQLLGSQRRIFRAGSLCKRKTPECDKETSICTDLDGVALCQCKLGYFQFNKMDHSCRACEDGYRLENETCMSCPFGLGGLNCGNPYQLITVVIAAAGGGLLLILGIALIVTCCRKNKNDISKLIFKSGDFQMSPYAEYPKNPRSQEWGREAIEMHENGSTKNLLQMTDVYYSPTSVRNPELERNGLYPAYTGLPGSRHSCIFPGQYNPSFISDESRRRDYF